The Aneurinibacillus migulanus genome contains the following window.
TCGTTCTTATTTCACGGGCAGTCACGATGGAAAAACGCAACGTCTTGTTCAGGAGATTGTTGATTTTGAATACATTGTCACCTCTTCGCCGGTTGAAGCACTCTTATTAGAATGCAATCTAATTAAAAAGCATGACCCACGCTATAATGTGCTGCTTAAAGATGATAAAACATATCCTTATATTAAAATTACAAACGAAGAACATCCGCGCCTCGAAATCACTCGAAAAGTCATAAAAGACGGTGCCAAGTATTTCGGTCCATATGCTAACGCAGGGGCTGCCCAGGAGACGAAAAAGCTGTTGGACAGACTTTACCCTCTTCGCAAATGTAAAAATATGCCGAAAAATGTCTGTCTTTATTATCATATGGAACAGTGTCTTGCTCCTTGTGAATATGAGGTCGACACGAAGCAATATGAAGAGATGATCGAGCAAATTACCAAGTTTCTAAATGGAAATTATGGAGAAATTAAGCAGACGCTTAAGCGTCAGATGGAAGAGGCAGCGGAAAATCTCGAATTCGAGCGAGCCAAAGAACTACGCGATCAAATCCAATACATCGAAGCTATTATGGAAAAGCAGAAAGTCACATTCAGTGACAACATTGACCGTGATGCCTGGGGCTATTATGCTGACAAAGGTTGGATGAGTGTACAGGTCTTCCACATTCGTCAGGGTAAAATGATTGAACGCAATGTCGCCTCGTTCCCGTATTATAGCGAAGAACATGAAGATTTCATTTCTTATGTCGCTCAATTTTATTTAAAGGAGCATGTTCGTCCTAAAGAGATTCTTCTACCTATAAGTGAAGAAACAGAAGGGTTGGAAGAAGCGATAGGGACGAAGCTGCTTTTTCCGCAGCGCGGACCAAAAAAACAATTGACAGATATGGCCCGGGAGAATGCACGCATTGCTCTGGAAGAAAAGTTCGCACTTATGGCGCGTGATGAAGCAAGGACGGTTCAGGCGGTACAGAAGCTTGGAGATGTGTTAGGTATCGGTTATCCGAAACGTATCGAAGCGTTTGACAATTCCAATATTCAGGGGGTCGATCCGGTTTCGGCCATGATTGTATTTACGGATGGTAAGCCGGATAAGAAGGAATACCGCAAGTACAAGGTGAAAACGATCGTCGGTCCAGATGATTACGGTACGATGAAAGAGGTGGTGCGCCGCCGTTATACGCGTGTATTGAAAGAAGGATTGGTACTGCCGAACTTAATTGTTATTGATGGTGGTAAGGGTCATATTGCGGCCGCAGTCGATGTACTGGAAAATGAGCTAGGCTTATTTATTCCTGTCTGCGGCCTGGCTAAGGACGAAAGACATCGCACAGCTCAGCTATTGGTCGGCGATCCGCCCATTCCAGTTGAATTGAAGCGGGACAGCAATGAGTTCTATCTTTTGCAACGCATTCAGGATGAAGTGCACCGATTTGCCATTACATTTCATCGTAGCACCCGGGGCAAGACGATGTTCCAGTCCAAGCTGGACGATATTCCAGGCATAGGTGAGAAGCGCAAAAAGCTTCTCTTGAAGCATTTTGGCTCTATCAAACGTATGAAGGAAGCATCTGTGGATGAGTATAGAAACCTTGGAATCGGAGATAAATTGGCACGTCAAATTCTCGAACATTTGCGCGAGGAACAAGAAGAGACGGCTAATCAATCAGAATAAAGACGGTTGTCTTTTTGATTCGTGTATGATACTATGTGTACAAATTGAATATTCACATTATCAACGCCTCACTTAACAAGGTGAGGTAGAGGCGCGAAAACCATAAGTACCCCGCCGGAGGAATGAGAATCCGGAGAAAGCGGGAGAAAGGGGAATTCGCCGAAATGGCAGAACGAATCTCAACGTCTGCTGTTGGGTCTGCATTGAATAGGTGCAGGACTGTCACCGGATTATCATCCCAGATAGCCGGTGGAGCACTATCTCGCACAGGGAATTGGGAAGTGGGCGTTAGCTGTAAAGATTCGATTATATACAAGACAACAGCTAAGGCAGACGGCCTTTGTGTTGTCTTTTTTGTTTTGTCTACGTCATCTCTCTATCCTTCATATGTGCGGGATACCTGAACACAAACAGAAGAACGCAAATGTCAAGGAGGAAGCGAGAGATGAGTCTTATCGTACAAAAATTCGGCGGAACGTCTGTCGGTACCGTTGAACGAATTCAGGCGGTAGCCCGGCGTATTGTATCAGCCACGCAGGCTGGACATAGCATTGTGGCAGTTGTCTCTGCCATGGGAAAATCTACTGATGTTCTGGTCGATATGGCCAAACAGATTACTGATATGCCGGGACCACGTGAGATGGATATGTTGTTGACAACCGGGGAACAGGTATCCATCGCGCTATTGACTATGGCGCTTCAGGCAATAGGACAGGATGCTGTTTCTATGACCGGTTGGCAGGCTGGTATTACAACAGAAGACGTACATATGAAGGCGCGTATTGATCATATTGATGAATCACCGATTCGGCAAGCTTTACAGGAAGGCAAAGTCGTTATTGTTGCCGGATTTCAGGGGGTTTCCCCAAGCGGTCAGATTACGACGCTTGGACGAGGCGGATCGGATACGACAGCGGTGGCCTTAGCGGCGGCACTTCAGGCGGACATGTGCGAAATATATACGGATGTGGACGGAGTGTATACAGCGGACCCGCGCCTCGTTCCTTCCGCCCGGAAGCTAACTAGCGTCTCTCATGATGAGATGCTGGAGCTTGCGACTTTGGGTGCGGGCGTACTACACCCTCGTGCGGTAGAATGCGCGAAGCAGCACCGGGTACATTTGACTGTACGTTCAAGTTTTAATGAAGAAGAAGGAACGATAATTAAGGAGGAGCCGGATATGGAACAAGGACTGGTTGTGAGCGGGATTGCCCATGATAAAAACGTAGCAAAAATTACAGTAGCGGATTTGCCGACAAAAGTAGATGCAATGGCTAAACTTTTTGCAATTTTAGCTAAGGAACATATTAATGTAGATATTATTGTGCAGAGCGCCTATGAAGCGAACACAATGAATGTCTCGTTCTCCGTTAGCGGAGATGAGGTCAAGAGAACACTCGATGTGTTGCTAGCACATCGGGAGACGCTCCAGTTCGGGTATGCGGTAGCCGAAGAACACCTTGCTAAAGTATCAATTGTCGGTGCGGGTATGATTACGAATCCGGGAGTGGCTGCACAAATGTTCAACTGTCTGGCTGATACAGGCGTGGAAATGAAAATGGTTTCTACCTCTGAGATAAAAGTCTCGTGTGTAATTCCTATGGCACAGATGGAAGAAGCTGTGCGCAGCTTGCATGCTTCGTTTGAATTGGATGCAAAAGAAGCTGCAGTTGTACACGGAGTTTGCTAATTTTATATTTTCTTCAAAGAAAAAGAGCTCACCGTTTTGGAACGGATGAGCTCTTCTTTAATGGTTAAGAAAGCAAAGAAAAAATCACGAGGCGCTGCCACACAGCGGACCATTAGCTTCTGTGTCGAAAAAGGATGAGAGAAGGCGCCTGCGAGTTTTTCTTATACTGCGATTTTGTCATTGCGTAGTGAAACAGGCAAAAGGCCGGCGGAAGCTAGGCGGCGGCGAACCAGAACACCTATGTAGGAAGCAGCCGCAATCTTGATAAGATCGGGGATTATAAATAATCCCATACCGATTCCGAATGCTTGACTCCATGGCAGGTGCGTGACAAATTTCAACTGGGTTACTCCCAATGCGTAAATAATGATTAATCCAACAATATTAGCAAGAAACGCACGAAGGAATGTGATATCCTTACCTTTAAGCATGGTTCCTATGACGAATACGGCCACGGCATAGCCGATTAGGTAGCCACCTGTACTGCCGACAAGTATGCCTAGCCCAGCTTTGAATTGCGCAAATACCGGAATGCCTATTGCGCCGAGTAGCAAGTATAGAAGAACAGCGATCGTTCCATAGCGTCGGCCCAGCATAATTGGGATAAGTGCAAGGGCAAAGTTCTGCAAGGTGAATGGAACTTGCGGAATGAATAAAATGGAAATTTGAGCAAAAACTGCAATGAAGGCGCAAAATAATGCCGACAAAATGAGCATTTTAACGTTTTCAGATCGCATAATTCTCTCCTTATTATAATGTGTTAACTTATTTTGTTTTTTAAGTTTACAAAGAAGCGATAGTTTTTGTCAATATTGACATTAGTCTGTAAAAACTTTAGTATTGAACTAACTCAAAGAAAGACGGAATTAAATGATTATAGCTCTTATCAAGAGAGGCGGAGGGACTGGCCCGATGAAGCCCGGCAACCCCGTACATATGTACGGATAAGGTGCCAATTCCAGCAGGACGGATGAGCGTTCTGGGAGATAAGGGGAGGTTACGTGCGATATGAACGCCTCTTCCTTATAGGAAGAGGCGTTTTTTGATGGAGGCCGGAGATAACAGAGCGGATAAAGATGAGGAAGGAGTGAGCAAGCGCATGGTACGGAACATGATAGTGGACGAAATAACGCTGGAGTGCGGCGATACGTTAAAGCAAGTTAACATTGCATTTGAGACGAGTGGAACGCTGAATGAGGAGAAAACAAACGCGATTCTGGTGTGTCACGCGCTTACCGGCGATGCATGCGCGGTTGGAGACGAGAATACGCCAGGCTGGTGGGAAGGACTTATTGGCCCGGGACGTTATATCGATACGAATAAATACTTTGTGGTAACTGCCAATGTGTTGGGAGGCTGTTGTGGCACGACAGGACCCGCATCTGTTCATCCAGAGACAGGAAAGCCGTACGGTTCGGATTTTCCCGTCGTTACCATTCGCGATATGGTTCAGCTGCAATACAAACTGGTGAAGGGGTTAGGGATCGAGAAGCTGTTTGCCATTGTCGGTGGCTCCATGGGGGGCATGCAAGTATATGAATGGGCGGTAATGTACCCGGAGATGATGCATCTTGTTCTACCGATCGCTACGTCAGCTCGGCTATCCGCTGTCGCCATCGCTTATAATGATGTAGGTCGACAGGCGATCCTGTCTGATCCAGAATGGAATAAAGGACACTATTACCCGGGGAAAGGGCCGGTGAACGGATTATCGATCGCCCGGATGCTAGGAATGATTACGTATCGAACGTCAGATTTGTTCGAATACCGTTTTGGCCGACGTCTGAAAGATGAACAGAACGTAACGCAATTCGACTGTACATTCAATATCGAGAGTTATTTGCGTTATCAGGGACAGAAACTGGTTAGCCGCTTTGACGCCAACAGCTATCTCTACCTATTGAAAGCAATGGATCTGCATGACATTGGCAGGGGGCGTGGCGGAATTAAGGCAGCGCTTGATAAGGTGCAGGCTAAGGTACTTTCTGTGGCAATTTCGAATGATTTGTTATACCCTGCCGACCATCAGGAGGAAGTGGTAGAGATGCTGAGAGCGATGGGAAAAGAAGTGGAGTATCATTTTGTCGAATCCATTTACGGTCATGATGGATTTCTTGTCGAATTTGTAAAGATTGGACCGCTAGTAAAACAATTTATTGAAAAGCATGCAAGCCTATGTAGTCACTCTACCGCTCCCCGTTAATTCAAACGGATTATCGGGGTATTTCGACAATTTGTCGGCCGCTTTCCTTGACGCTGTCCCTTTCACGGAGTAAAATAAATTTGTCACAAAGTCTTCATTTATTTTTAAGGCTTCCTCAGGAAGCTTTTCTTCATGTCAAGCATGTAAGATGGAGTGGGCAAAGGGGGAATTCCAGAGAGAAAAACAGAGTGGTGGGAAAACCTAGAACGGGTAGAGAAGTTGGAGAGAGTTCGGATGTGTCGAATGTTTTTGTGAAAAATGTGTCAAACTAGAAAACCTGAAGCGTATCCTTGTGAAAGGGGGAGTCTATGCAATGATGAATCACCGTCATTTTTTTAACCGTAAACTACATTCCCTGCTAGGGGTTGTACCGATCGGGGGATTTTTGTTCGTTCACTTGCTGACGAACTTTTATGCTACACGCGGCGAAGCAGCCTTCCTTGAGCGTGTTGAAATTATGGAAGGGATTCCTTTCGTATCTCTGATCGAAATCGTCTTTATTTTCTTGCCTATTTTGTACCATGGTATCTATGGGTTATATATTGCATTCCAAGCTAAGAACAATGTAGGTAACTACGGATTCTTCCGTAATGTCATGTTCATGTTGCAGCGTGTAACAGGCGTTATTACGCTCATTTTTATTACATGGCACGTGTGGGAGACGAAAATGCAAATGGTACTTGGAAATGTGGAAGCGACAGGCTTTTTCACATTGATGAATGAAATCCTAACCAATCCATTTATGTTGGTCTTCTATATTGTTGGCTTGCTATCCGCAACATTCCACTTTGCAAATGGTCTGTGGAGCTTTGCTGTAAGCTGGGGTATCACAGTAGGCCCTCGTGCGCAGCGCATTTCCACATATGTGACAATGGTTATTTTCGTGTTAATGTCGGCAATGGGATTACTGGCTCTGTTCTCCTTTGCGAATCCCGTTGATGTAGCACAAGCAATTCAAAAATAGGGGGTTAGAGCATGAGTAAAGGTAAAGTTATCGTAGTTGGCGGCGGTCTGGCAGGCTTAATGTCTACAATCAAAGCTGCTGAAGCCGGACATCCGGTCGAGTTGTTTTCTCTTGTTCCTGTAAAACGCTCTCACTCTGTTTGTGCGCAGGGCGGTATTAACGGGGCGGTAAATACAAAAGGTGAAGGGGATTCTCCGTGGATCCACTTTGATGATACGGTATACGGTGGGGACTTCCTCGCAAACCAACCACCTGTAAAAGCAATGTGTGATGCCGCACCTGGCATTATTTATATGTTTGACCGCATGGGCGTTATGTTTAACCGTACACCAGAAGGATTGATTGACTTCCGTCGTTTCGGGGGTACACAGCATCACCGTACAGCTTTCTCTGGGGCTACGACTGGGCAGCAGCTTCTGTACGCTTTGGACGAGCAAGTACGCCGTTGGGAAGTAAACGGTCTTGTTACAAAATACGAAGGCTGGGAATTCCTATCCGCAGTTATTGATGATGAAGGCGTATGCCGTGGTATTACTGCACAGAACTTGCGCTCAATGGAAGTGAAATCTTTCAAAGCAGACGCGGTTATTCTCGCGACAGGTGGCCCTGGTATTATTTTTGGTAAGTCTACGAACTCCGTTATTAATACGGCGACAGCTGCATCTGCAGTATATCAACAAGGAGCGACCTACGCGAACGGAGAGTTTATCCAGATTCACCCGACTGCGATTCCTGGGGATGACAAGCTGCGTCTGATGTCTGAGTCTGCTCGTGGTGAAGGTGGACGCGTATGGACGTATAAAGACGGTAAGCCATGGTACTTCCTGGAAGAAAAATATCCAGCTTATGGTAACCTTGTTCCACGTGACATCGCAACACGTGAAATTTTCGATGTTTGTGTTAACATGAAGCTAGGTATTAATGGCGAGAACATGGTATATCTCGACCTGTCACATAAGGATCCGCATGAGCTGGATATTAAGCTGGGCGGTATTATTGAGATTTATGAGAAGTTTGCCGGTGACGATCCGCGTAAAGTTCCAATGAAAATCTTCCCTGCTGTTCACTATTCCATGGGTGGTCTGTGGGTCGACTATAACCAAATGACGAAGATTCCTGGTCTGTTCGCTGCGGGTGAGTGCGATTACTCCCAGCACGGTGCGAACCGTTTGGGTGCTAACTCCTTGTTGTCGGCAGTATTCGGCGGTATGGTAGCTGGACCGAAAGCGATTGAGTATATTCAGGGATTGAACAAGTCTTCTGAAGATGTTTCGTCTACCGTTTTCGATGCACAAGTGAAGAAAGAACAAGAGAAATACGATCGTATTACGAACATGACAAGCGGTACGGAAAATGCGTACAAGATTCACCGTGAGCTTGGGGAATGGATGACTGACAATGTAACGGTTGTTCGCTATAACGATAAATTGAAGAAAACGGATGAGAAAATCCAAGAGCTCATGGAACGTTATCAGAACATCAACATTAACGATACATCCAAATGGAGCAATGCAGGCGCTTCTTTCACTCGTCAGCTGTGGAATATGCTTACGCTTGCTCGCGTTATCACCATTGGTGCGCTTGAGCGTAACGAAAGCCGTGGTGCGCACTACAAACCGGACTTCCCAGAACGTGATGACGAAAACTTTATGAAGACTACGATGGCTAATTTCGACCCGACAACCAATGCACCGAAGATTTCGTACGAAGATATCGATGTGTCGCTAATTAAACCTCGTAAGCGTGACTACTCGACAAAACACGAAGTAGCCGAGAAGAAATAGCAGAAAAAAAGGGGTGAAGAGAAATGGCTGAACAACAAAAAACCATTCATTTGATTATCACCCGTCAGGACGGCCCTGATGGAACGCCATATAAACAGGAATTTAAAATTCCGTATCGTCCGAACATGAATATTATCAGTTGTCTGATGGAAATCCAGCGTAACCCGGTAACGGTCGATGGTAAGGAAGTTGCTCCGATCGTATGGGAAATGAACTGCCTCGAAGAGGTATGTGGTGCTTGTTCCATGGTTATTAACGGCAAGCCGCGTCAATCTTGCACGGCGCTCGTTGATAAGCTTGAACAGCCGATTCGTCTGGAGCCAATGAATACATTCCCGATCAACCGCGACCTTGCTGTTGATCGCAGCCGCATGTTTGATGCGTTGAAACGTGTAAAAGCATGGATTCCGATTGATGGTACACATGATCTCGGACCTGGACCGCGCATGCCAGAGGTAGATCGTCAATGGGCATATGAATTATCCCGTTGCATGACTTGTGGCGTATGCTTGGAAGCATGTCCGAATGTAAATGACAAGTCTCCGTTCATTGGTGCGTTTGCGATCTCCCAGGTACGTTTGTTCAATGAACATCCGACTGGTAAGATGAATGCTGAAGAGCGTTTGGAGGGTCTAATGGGTGAAGGAGGCATTACCGATTGTGGTAACTCGCAAAACTGCGTGCAATCCTGCCCGAAAGGTATTCCGCTTACCACGTCCATCGCTTCGATGAACCGTGCTACAACGGTATATTCAATTAAGAATTTCTTCCGTAGCTAATACAGACATACAGCAGCACTCCGCCACTTTGGCGGGGTGCTGTTTTTTGATAGTAAAAAACTTTTATTTGTTATCTAATTTTTCTTATTTGGTTGACATATAAAGTGGCGTCTCTTTATAATTAATGTTAACCTTACTATAAAATGCGTTTACAATATGAGGAGGGGCCATGCAGACACCAGTATTAGAAACAAAGCCGAAGACTGATTGGGAAACGCTTGCAGAGGAAGTGCTCGCAGGTAAGAAACTTACGAAGGAAGAAGCGTTGAGCATTTTACAGGCACCGGATACCGAAGTACTGACATTGCTTCAGGGAGCATACCGTATTCGCAGCTACTACTATGGGAATAAAGTAAAGCTCAATATGATTATTAATGCGAAAAGCGGGCTCTGTCCGGAAGACTGTGGCTATTGTTCTCAATCCATCGTCTCTAACGCACCGATAGAGAAGTATCCACAACTTTCTAAAGATGTATTGGTCGATGGCGCCGCTAAAGCGAAAGAATCAAAAGCAGGTACATACTGTATTGTCATGAGCGGCCGTCGTCCAACCGATAAGGAAGTAGATAATGTGGTCGAGGCAGTGCGTGAGATAAAAGATCAGCATAATATGAAGATTTGCGCTTGTTTGGGGCTGATTACACCAAATCAAGCAGCAAAACTAAAAGAGGCGGGCGTTGATCGGTTCAACCATAATATCAACACATCGGCAAGCAACCATAAAAATATTACATCTACTCACACGTATGATGACCGTATCAACACATTGAATGCTGTTAAGGAAGCAGGTATGTCTCCTTGTTCTGGCGTTATTCTCGGTATGGGTGAAAGTGATGAAGAGATTGTTGATATGGCATATGCGTTGTATGAA
Protein-coding sequences here:
- the bioB gene encoding biotin synthase BioB; protein product: MQTPVLETKPKTDWETLAEEVLAGKKLTKEEALSILQAPDTEVLTLLQGAYRIRSYYYGNKVKLNMIINAKSGLCPEDCGYCSQSIVSNAPIEKYPQLSKDVLVDGAAKAKESKAGTYCIVMSGRRPTDKEVDNVVEAVREIKDQHNMKICACLGLITPNQAAKLKEAGVDRFNHNINTSASNHKNITSTHTYDDRINTLNAVKEAGMSPCSGVILGMGESDEEIVDMAYALYEIDADSIPVNFLNAIPGTPLESMKKLGAIKCLKALALFRYINPTKEIRISGGREVNLRHLQPIGLYAANSIFVGDYLTTDGQRTQWDHEMIEDLGFEIEECAFDSEPPVLNRDK
- a CDS encoding biotin transporter BioY; the encoded protein is MRSENVKMLILSALFCAFIAVFAQISILFIPQVPFTLQNFALALIPIMLGRRYGTIAVLLYLLLGAIGIPVFAQFKAGLGILVGSTGGYLIGYAVAVFVIGTMLKGKDITFLRAFLANIVGLIIIYALGVTQLKFVTHLPWSQAFGIGMGLFIIPDLIKIAAASYIGVLVRRRLASAGLLPVSLRNDKIAV
- the sdhA gene encoding succinate dehydrogenase flavoprotein subunit — its product is MSKGKVIVVGGGLAGLMSTIKAAEAGHPVELFSLVPVKRSHSVCAQGGINGAVNTKGEGDSPWIHFDDTVYGGDFLANQPPVKAMCDAAPGIIYMFDRMGVMFNRTPEGLIDFRRFGGTQHHRTAFSGATTGQQLLYALDEQVRRWEVNGLVTKYEGWEFLSAVIDDEGVCRGITAQNLRSMEVKSFKADAVILATGGPGIIFGKSTNSVINTATAASAVYQQGATYANGEFIQIHPTAIPGDDKLRLMSESARGEGGRVWTYKDGKPWYFLEEKYPAYGNLVPRDIATREIFDVCVNMKLGINGENMVYLDLSHKDPHELDIKLGGIIEIYEKFAGDDPRKVPMKIFPAVHYSMGGLWVDYNQMTKIPGLFAAGECDYSQHGANRLGANSLLSAVFGGMVAGPKAIEYIQGLNKSSEDVSSTVFDAQVKKEQEKYDRITNMTSGTENAYKIHRELGEWMTDNVTVVRYNDKLKKTDEKIQELMERYQNININDTSKWSNAGASFTRQLWNMLTLARVITIGALERNESRGAHYKPDFPERDDENFMKTTMANFDPTTNAPKISYEDIDVSLIKPRKRDYSTKHEVAEKK
- a CDS encoding succinate dehydrogenase cytochrome b558 subunit, giving the protein MMNHRHFFNRKLHSLLGVVPIGGFLFVHLLTNFYATRGEAAFLERVEIMEGIPFVSLIEIVFIFLPILYHGIYGLYIAFQAKNNVGNYGFFRNVMFMLQRVTGVITLIFITWHVWETKMQMVLGNVEATGFFTLMNEILTNPFMLVFYIVGLLSATFHFANGLWSFAVSWGITVGPRAQRISTYVTMVIFVLMSAMGLLALFSFANPVDVAQAIQK
- the sdhB gene encoding succinate dehydrogenase iron-sulfur subunit: MAEQQKTIHLIITRQDGPDGTPYKQEFKIPYRPNMNIISCLMEIQRNPVTVDGKEVAPIVWEMNCLEEVCGACSMVINGKPRQSCTALVDKLEQPIRLEPMNTFPINRDLAVDRSRMFDALKRVKAWIPIDGTHDLGPGPRMPEVDRQWAYELSRCMTCGVCLEACPNVNDKSPFIGAFAISQVRLFNEHPTGKMNAEERLEGLMGEGGITDCGNSQNCVQSCPKGIPLTTSIASMNRATTVYSIKNFFRS
- the metX gene encoding homoserine O-acetyltransferase MetX, whose product is MEAGDNRADKDEEGVSKRMVRNMIVDEITLECGDTLKQVNIAFETSGTLNEEKTNAILVCHALTGDACAVGDENTPGWWEGLIGPGRYIDTNKYFVVTANVLGGCCGTTGPASVHPETGKPYGSDFPVVTIRDMVQLQYKLVKGLGIEKLFAIVGGSMGGMQVYEWAVMYPEMMHLVLPIATSARLSAVAIAYNDVGRQAILSDPEWNKGHYYPGKGPVNGLSIARMLGMITYRTSDLFEYRFGRRLKDEQNVTQFDCTFNIESYLRYQGQKLVSRFDANSYLYLLKAMDLHDIGRGRGGIKAALDKVQAKVLSVAISNDLLYPADHQEEVVEMLRAMGKEVEYHFVESIYGHDGFLVEFVKIGPLVKQFIEKHASLCSHSTAPR
- a CDS encoding aspartate kinase, which translates into the protein MSLIVQKFGGTSVGTVERIQAVARRIVSATQAGHSIVAVVSAMGKSTDVLVDMAKQITDMPGPREMDMLLTTGEQVSIALLTMALQAIGQDAVSMTGWQAGITTEDVHMKARIDHIDESPIRQALQEGKVVIVAGFQGVSPSGQITTLGRGGSDTTAVALAAALQADMCEIYTDVDGVYTADPRLVPSARKLTSVSHDEMLELATLGAGVLHPRAVECAKQHRVHLTVRSSFNEEEGTIIKEEPDMEQGLVVSGIAHDKNVAKITVADLPTKVDAMAKLFAILAKEHINVDIIVQSAYEANTMNVSFSVSGDEVKRTLDVLLAHRETLQFGYAVAEEHLAKVSIVGAGMITNPGVAAQMFNCLADTGVEMKMVSTSEIKVSCVIPMAQMEEAVRSLHASFELDAKEAAVVHGVC
- the uvrC gene encoding excinuclease ABC subunit UvrC, whose amino-acid sequence is MDTLKEKLSLLPDKPGCYLMKNIAGEIIYVGKAKVLKNRVRSYFTGSHDGKTQRLVQEIVDFEYIVTSSPVEALLLECNLIKKHDPRYNVLLKDDKTYPYIKITNEEHPRLEITRKVIKDGAKYFGPYANAGAAQETKKLLDRLYPLRKCKNMPKNVCLYYHMEQCLAPCEYEVDTKQYEEMIEQITKFLNGNYGEIKQTLKRQMEEAAENLEFERAKELRDQIQYIEAIMEKQKVTFSDNIDRDAWGYYADKGWMSVQVFHIRQGKMIERNVASFPYYSEEHEDFISYVAQFYLKEHVRPKEILLPISEETEGLEEAIGTKLLFPQRGPKKQLTDMARENARIALEEKFALMARDEARTVQAVQKLGDVLGIGYPKRIEAFDNSNIQGVDPVSAMIVFTDGKPDKKEYRKYKVKTIVGPDDYGTMKEVVRRRYTRVLKEGLVLPNLIVIDGGKGHIAAAVDVLENELGLFIPVCGLAKDERHRTAQLLVGDPPIPVELKRDSNEFYLLQRIQDEVHRFAITFHRSTRGKTMFQSKLDDIPGIGEKRKKLLLKHFGSIKRMKEASVDEYRNLGIGDKLARQILEHLREEQEETANQSE